The following proteins are encoded in a genomic region of Danio rerio strain Tuebingen ecotype United States chromosome 16, GRCz12tu, whole genome shotgun sequence:
- the irx2a gene encoding iroquois-class homeodomain protein IRX-2a (The RefSeq protein has 1 substitution compared to this genomic sequence) — translation MSYPQGYLYQPPGSLALYSCPLAAPRSEDLARSSSGSAFSPYPGSAAFTASANGFSSPLPYSTDPATGFPSYMGSPYDAHTTGMAGAISYHPYGSPGYPYQLNDPAYRKNATRDATATLKAWLQEHRKNPYPTKGQKIMLAIITKMTLTQVSTWFANARRRLKKENKMTWAPRNKSEDEDEDDGDGERKDERTDKNMDNSEASAEDEGISLHVDALTDHSCSVESDGEKVTCRTGDLVCDSGAEIQDKCEATDLGEERQRGASPKPVTSSPLTGVEAPLLTHHHRENSTNKTCLDGQNQTVKPKLWSLAEIATSDPKQQNCPPGVGLLTSSAPGASPAGAVYPATSILGRPLYYTSPFYSNYTNYGNFSPLQGQGILRYNSAAEGLLHKQTGEPLIKTNPNQTEAHFRASNAESKKDPSEVFTVRSQSYLSS, via the exons ATGTCCTATCCTCAGGGTTACCTCTACCAGCCCCCGGGCTCTCTGGCGCTTTACTCGTGTCCGCTGGCCGCCCCGAGGAGCGAGGATTTGGCCCGGTCATCCTCCGGTTCCGCGTTCAGCCCGTACCCCGGGTCGGCGGCGTTCACAGCCTCCGCCAACGGATTCTCCAGCCCGCTGCCCTACTCCACAGATCCGGCCACGGGATTCCCGTCCTACATG GGCTCTCCGTATGACGCGCACACTACGGGAATGGCAGGAGCCATAAGTTATCACCCGTACGGGAGTCCCGGTTACCCGTACCAGCTCAACGATCCCGCTTACCGGAAAAACGCCACTCGGGACGCAACAGCGACGTTAAAAGCGTGGCTGCAGGAGCACAGGAAAAACCCCTATCCCACTAAAGGAGAGAAGATCATGCTGGCCATCATCACCAAAATGACCCTCACGCAAGTGTCCACCTGGTTCGCCAATGCACGACGGAGACTCAAGAAGGAGAACAAGATGACCTGGGCACCGCGGAATAAAAGTGAAGACGAAGACGAAGATGACGGAGATGGAGAGAGAAAAGACGAGCGCACGGATAAAAACATGGACAACAGCGAAGCGTCAGCTGAGGACGAAG GCATCAGTTTGCACGTCGATGCCCTGACAGACCACTCGTGCTCGGTGGAGTCGGACGGGGAGAAGGTCACGTGTCGGACCGGAGACCTTGTTTGCGATTCTGGAGCTGAAATCCAGGACAAATGCGAGGCGACGGATCTCGGGGAGGAAAGGCAGCGAGGCGCGTCACCCAAACCGGTGACCTCTTCTCCTCTGACCGGGGTGGAGGCGCCTCTATTGACCCATCATCACCGGGAGAACAGCACCAACAAAACATGCCTGGACGGTCAAAACCAAACCGTCAAGCCTAAGCTGTGGTCATTAGCAGAGATCGCCACTTCGGACCCCAAGCAGCAGAACTGTCCCCCGGGTGTCGGCCTTCTGACCTCCAGCGCGCCCGGCGCGTCCCCGGCGGGCGCGGTTTACCCCGCCACCTCCATACTAGGAAGACCTCTTTATTACACTTCTCCGTTTTATAGTAATTACACAAACTATGGCAACTTCAGCCCGCTTCAGGGCCAGGGGATACTGCGCTACAACTCCGCCGCAGAGGGACTCCTTCATAAACAGACTGGAGAGCCGCTAATAAAGACTAATCCAAACCAGACTGAAGCTCACTTCAGGGCCTCCAATGCAGAATCCAAAAAAG ACCCCAGCGAGGTTTTCACAGTAAGATCCCAATCTTACCTGTCGAGTTAA